A segment of the Streptomyces sp. ITFR-21 genome:
ATGAAGTCACCGCGCAGCCGTGCCCTGGTGGTCTGCGGAGGCACCGACTTGGCCTCGAAGATCTTCAGGTCGTTACAGATTCGCTTGGCCTGGCCCTTGCGCTCCAGCAGGTAGTACAGGCCGCGGCGGCGGTGGATGTCGTGGTACGCGAGGTCTATCTGGGCGACCCGCGGGTGGGACATGGTGATGTTGTCGCGGTTCCGGTAGCGCTCGATGAGCTGGTACTTCATCACCCAGTCGATCTCGGTGCCGATCTTGGCGAGGTCGCCGCTGCCGATCGACTCCAGGGTGCGGCCCCACAGCTCCAGGACCTGCTCGATCACGCCGCTGCGGATGCCGCGGCGCTCGCAGAACTCGACCGCCTTGGAGTAGTACTCGTGCTGGATGTCCAGTGCGGACGCCTCGCGGCCGGAGGCCAGCCGCACCTTGCGGCGGCCGGTGATGTCGTGGCTGACCTCGCGGATGGCCCGGATCGGGTTCTCCAGGGTCAGGTCACGCATCACGGTGCCGGCCTCGATCATCCGCAGCACCAGGTCGGTGGCGCCGACCTTGAGCAGCATGGTGGTCTCGGACATGTTGGAGTCGCCCACGATGACGTGCAGCCGGCGGTAGCGCTCGGCGTCGGCGTGCGGCTCGTCGCGGGTGTTGATGATGGGGCGGGAGCGGGTGGTCGCGGAGCTGACCCCCTCCCAGATGTGCTCGGCGCGCTGGCTGACGCAGAAGACCGCGCCCCGGGGGGTCTGCAG
Coding sequences within it:
- the pafA gene encoding Pup--protein ligase, with the translated sequence MDRRIFGLENEYGVTCTFRGQRRLSPDEVARYLFRRVVSWGRSSNVFLRNGARLYLDVGSHPEYATPECDNVAELVTHDKAGERILEGLLVDAERRLHEEGIAGDVYLFKNNTDSAGNSYGCHENYLVARHGEFSRLADILIPFLVTRQLLCGAGKVLQTPRGAVFCVSQRAEHIWEGVSSATTRSRPIINTRDEPHADAERYRRLHVIVGDSNMSETTMLLKVGATDLVLRMIEAGTVMRDLTLENPIRAIREVSHDITGRRKVRLASGREASALDIQHEYYSKAVEFCERRGIRSGVIEQVLELWGRTLESIGSGDLAKIGTEIDWVMKYQLIERYRNRDNITMSHPRVAQIDLAYHDIHRRRGLYYLLERKGQAKRICNDLKIFEAKSVPPQTTRARLRGDFIRRAQEQRRDFTVDWVHLKLNDQAQRTVLCKDPFRSVDDRVEKLIAGM